In Leptospira perdikensis, a single genomic region encodes these proteins:
- a CDS encoding methyl-accepting chemotaxis protein: protein MQRNSIKFILLLSGASILFIISCLVGGVAYYFGQKKIKEAYVGQMQGIVEVVGQEIDDFFVNHVNVIKTVANDQRTITSIKTGKPIAQSYFKEINDRYGVYENVYTHTYDNDPRVVADATGQAIGWKMKPEDMDPAELKAGKEKRYFIGKPILNPLTNNPVVTITYPVYDGEKLIGNAGLALSLTNLTDKVINKIKIGRDGYVVISTKAGLLIALKEKKQILKYDLSKDESGARMLNLKTGEVLEFVYLERDHLAVNHHLNDWGMVIIAVQPQEEIKEALFELLIIIGISTVIIALLSIWMLYVLLSKRLNPLEDVSNIFKAMSDGDLTSSIKVVYDDEIGRMGQGLNTFIASLRKSFEEIQRITIELAASSEELTSSSNNFATGAQSTAASSEEMSATIEEMSAGMDHIAASTERQFGNFANFHAKIRELSESIRKIGSEIESTLKLAESISDQAKKGEESIQGMSQMIENILHSSGEMTAIIQIINEISDQTQLLALNAAIEAARAGEAGRGFAVVADEISKLSEKTASSIKSIGTMITKNNRELDSGANAIRSSAEMLHNIIQNVETVSGAMNKLYSVTSAQESIKREVDEGAEKMGMDAETIKLSTNEQKRAVREISDVILQINEHTLSTASGSEEMSSSAQNLASTAEILKGITERFKL from the coding sequence ATGCAACGTAATTCTATCAAGTTCATACTGTTATTGAGTGGAGCATCCATTCTTTTTATCATCAGCTGTTTAGTTGGTGGAGTCGCTTACTACTTTGGCCAGAAAAAAATAAAAGAGGCTTATGTAGGACAAATGCAAGGTATTGTAGAGGTTGTCGGTCAAGAGATTGATGATTTCTTTGTGAACCATGTGAACGTGATTAAAACAGTTGCCAATGACCAAAGGACCATAACTTCGATAAAGACGGGAAAACCAATCGCGCAGTCCTATTTTAAAGAAATAAATGATCGTTATGGAGTTTATGAAAACGTCTACACTCACACCTACGATAATGACCCTCGTGTAGTTGCTGATGCTACAGGTCAGGCTATCGGTTGGAAGATGAAACCAGAAGATATGGATCCTGCAGAACTCAAAGCAGGAAAAGAAAAAAGATATTTTATTGGAAAACCCATCCTAAATCCACTTACAAATAATCCCGTTGTTACTATCACCTATCCAGTGTATGATGGTGAAAAGTTGATTGGAAACGCTGGCCTTGCTCTTTCGTTGACAAACTTAACTGATAAGGTGATTAATAAAATCAAAATCGGTCGAGATGGATACGTTGTTATTTCTACAAAGGCTGGTCTACTGATTGCTTTAAAAGAGAAAAAACAGATTCTAAAGTATGATTTGTCTAAAGATGAATCAGGTGCTCGTATGTTAAATTTAAAAACAGGTGAGGTATTAGAGTTTGTTTATTTAGAAAGGGATCACCTTGCGGTGAATCATCACTTAAACGATTGGGGAATGGTGATTATCGCCGTCCAACCGCAGGAAGAAATCAAAGAGGCACTTTTTGAATTATTGATTATTATTGGAATTTCTACCGTCATTATTGCTCTCCTATCCATATGGATGTTGTATGTATTACTCAGCAAACGATTGAATCCACTTGAGGATGTAAGTAATATTTTCAAAGCAATGTCTGATGGAGATTTAACTTCCTCCATTAAAGTTGTTTATGATGATGAAATTGGACGTATGGGTCAAGGACTCAATACTTTCATTGCCAGTTTGAGAAAGTCATTTGAAGAAATTCAAAGAATTACAATTGAATTGGCTGCCTCATCCGAAGAATTAACATCTTCTTCTAACAACTTTGCAACAGGAGCACAATCTACTGCAGCTTCTTCCGAAGAGATGTCTGCAACCATTGAGGAAATGTCTGCAGGAATGGATCATATTGCAGCTTCAACGGAAAGACAATTTGGAAACTTTGCTAACTTTCATGCTAAGATTAGAGAACTCTCAGAAAGTATTCGTAAGATTGGATCTGAAATTGAAAGTACTTTAAAGTTAGCAGAATCCATTTCTGACCAAGCTAAAAAAGGGGAAGAGTCTATTCAGGGTATGAGCCAAATGATTGAGAATATCCTTCATTCCTCAGGGGAAATGACAGCTATCATTCAAATCATTAATGAAATCTCTGACCAAACTCAATTATTAGCTTTGAATGCTGCGATTGAAGCTGCAAGAGCTGGTGAAGCAGGAAGAGGGTTTGCTGTCGTTGCCGATGAGATTTCTAAACTTTCAGAAAAAACGGCTTCTTCCATCAAGTCCATTGGAACTATGATCACGAAAAACAATCGAGAATTGGATTCCGGGGCAAATGCCATTCGATCTTCTGCCGAAATGTTACACAATATCATTCAGAATGTAGAAACAGTCAGTGGAGCAATGAATAAATTGTATTCCGTCACTTCTGCTCAAGAGTCCATTAAACGAGAAGTAGACGAAGGCGCAGAAAAAATGGGAATGGATGCTGAAACAATCAAACTCTCTACTAATGAACAGAAAAGAGCGGTGCGAGAAATTTCGGATGTGATTCTCCAAATCAACGAACATACGTTAAGTACGGCTTCTGGTTCGGAAGAGATGTCATCCTCTGCACAAAACTTAGCTTCCACTGCAGAGATTTTGAAAGGGATCACCGAACGATTTAAATTGTAA
- a CDS encoding gamma-glutamyltransferase family protein, whose amino-acid sequence MANSLKFFISLIISIFLFQCLGSRRPLVPSYVDPQGSLRDAVVGKKFMVSTGNPLATQAAIKVLESGGNAVDAAVVALLVLNVTNGEAASFPSVAPTLVYDKKSGQVKSYIGAGTAPKKANIEWFKEKGYDVMPKNSILTQLLPASPDVIVRLLQDHGTKTFSELVKPAINVAEEGFPANRILVKNLDLPLYKRLGFTLIMPYNSEVYLEKKWWYGIREGELTKRLDLAKTWKSMAEEETQSLKRGKSRKQALESVRDYFYKGPIADAIVKLHTDKNGLITKEDLVNYAGGWEKPVSGEFKEYKILSNQTWTQGPVVPMVLQLLDGIDLKSMGHNSPEYIHTVAQAIELVVADREQYFGDPKYVDVPIDGLLSKKYATLRRKLIQKDAFGATPPFGNPWVFDTKKPNANKIQPNETKEQSISEIKYGKDTTYLSIVDATGNAVSLTPSDFPQSPMVPGTGLTLGIRMTQFRLDPNHPSALAPGKRPRITPNPGMVLKQGKLWMSFGTPGGDVQSQAMIQFFLNVVVFGMDPQKAVEAPRFRSVNWPDSFSPHSYRPGGIELEESLYAIVSEPLKTKGYKVYKKGHLDNDLGSICAVLNDDKSKKLIGVADPREESWAEGK is encoded by the coding sequence ATGGCAAATTCGTTGAAGTTTTTTATCTCTCTTATCATTTCTATTTTTTTATTTCAATGTTTGGGAAGTCGTCGTCCGCTTGTTCCTTCTTATGTGGATCCGCAAGGTAGTTTACGTGATGCGGTTGTCGGTAAAAAGTTTATGGTGTCCACTGGGAACCCATTGGCCACTCAGGCTGCGATTAAAGTATTGGAAAGCGGTGGCAATGCAGTTGATGCAGCCGTTGTCGCACTCTTAGTATTAAATGTAACCAATGGAGAAGCCGCTAGTTTTCCCTCCGTTGCACCTACCTTAGTTTACGATAAAAAATCAGGACAAGTCAAAAGTTATATTGGAGCAGGAACTGCACCAAAGAAAGCAAACATCGAATGGTTTAAAGAAAAGGGGTACGATGTGATGCCCAAAAATTCGATTTTGACCCAGTTATTGCCCGCATCTCCAGACGTCATTGTACGATTGTTGCAAGATCATGGAACAAAAACTTTTTCAGAATTGGTAAAGCCCGCAATTAACGTAGCAGAAGAAGGATTTCCAGCCAACCGAATCTTGGTGAAAAACTTAGACTTACCTTTATATAAACGTTTAGGTTTTACATTGATTATGCCTTACAATTCGGAAGTTTATCTTGAAAAAAAATGGTGGTATGGAATTCGAGAAGGGGAATTAACCAAACGATTGGATCTGGCAAAAACATGGAAGTCTATGGCCGAAGAAGAAACTCAATCTTTAAAAAGAGGAAAGAGCAGAAAACAAGCGTTAGAATCGGTAAGGGACTATTTTTATAAAGGCCCTATTGCCGATGCCATTGTAAAGTTACATACAGATAAAAATGGCCTTATCACTAAAGAGGATTTGGTAAACTATGCAGGTGGTTGGGAAAAACCTGTCTCCGGTGAGTTTAAAGAATACAAAATTTTATCAAACCAAACTTGGACTCAAGGACCAGTGGTTCCTATGGTTTTGCAACTGTTAGATGGTATCGATCTTAAATCAATGGGCCATAATTCGCCGGAATACATCCATACAGTGGCACAAGCGATTGAACTTGTTGTTGCCGATAGAGAACAATACTTTGGAGATCCAAAATATGTAGATGTTCCGATTGATGGTTTACTTTCCAAAAAGTATGCTACACTCAGAAGGAAACTGATTCAAAAAGATGCCTTTGGAGCCACACCTCCTTTCGGAAATCCTTGGGTGTTTGATACAAAAAAACCAAACGCAAATAAAATACAACCTAACGAAACCAAGGAACAATCAATCAGTGAAATTAAATATGGTAAAGACACCACTTATTTGAGTATTGTGGATGCAACAGGGAATGCAGTTTCTCTCACTCCAAGTGATTTTCCTCAGTCACCTATGGTCCCTGGAACGGGGCTTACTTTAGGAATTCGTATGACACAATTCCGTTTGGATCCAAACCATCCTTCGGCTCTCGCTCCCGGAAAACGACCACGAATCACACCCAATCCTGGAATGGTGTTGAAACAAGGAAAGTTGTGGATGAGTTTTGGAACACCTGGTGGTGATGTCCAAAGCCAAGCTATGATTCAATTTTTTTTGAATGTTGTAGTTTTTGGAATGGATCCACAAAAAGCAGTAGAAGCACCTAGGTTTCGTTCGGTGAACTGGCCGGATAGTTTTTCACCACATAGTTACAGGCCGGGTGGAATTGAATTGGAAGAGTCTCTCTATGCGATAGTTTCCGAGCCTTTAAAAACAAAAGGTTATAAGGTATATAAAAAAGGCCACTTAGATAATGATTTAGGTTCCATCTGTGCAGTGTTAAATGATGATAAATCCAAAAAACTCATCGGAGTGGCTGACCCTAGAGAAGAGTCCTGGGCCGAAGGAAAATAA
- a CDS encoding response regulator — protein sequence MTKILLIEDEPGIQETIQITLESEGFLVSVASTGKEGIQKISNDISLVVLDIGLPDQNGFEVLKEIRKSFQTPVIFLTARNTEIDKVLGLEIGADDYIVKPFSPRELLARIRAILRRTTQTQTLEDHKLRISLDKKLVYFNGKTLNLSPYEYKTMELFFKWPGRIFTREEIMDNVWTEPEDSFDRAVDTVIKNIRARFKEIENDFDPIETRRGQGYGLKEKI from the coding sequence ATGACAAAAATACTTCTGATAGAAGATGAACCAGGAATTCAGGAGACCATCCAAATCACATTGGAATCGGAAGGTTTTTTGGTTTCTGTGGCTTCCACTGGAAAAGAAGGGATTCAAAAAATCTCCAATGATATTTCTCTCGTTGTGCTTGATATAGGTTTACCTGATCAGAACGGTTTTGAGGTTCTAAAAGAAATTCGAAAATCGTTTCAAACGCCTGTTATCTTTCTAACGGCCAGAAATACGGAGATCGATAAAGTTTTAGGATTGGAGATTGGGGCAGATGATTATATAGTAAAACCATTTAGCCCAAGAGAACTTTTAGCGAGAATTCGTGCTATATTAAGACGGACCACACAAACACAAACTTTGGAAGATCATAAACTTCGGATTTCATTGGATAAAAAATTGGTTTATTTTAATGGGAAAACGTTAAATCTTTCACCTTACGAATACAAAACTATGGAACTGTTTTTTAAATGGCCCGGTCGAATTTTTACCAGAGAAGAAATTATGGACAACGTTTGGACAGAACCAGAAGATAGTTTCGACCGCGCGGTGGATACAGTTATCAAAAACATCCGTGCCAGGTTTAAAGAAATTGAAAATGACTTCGACCCGATTGAAACAAGAAGGGGACAAGGTTATGGATTGAAGGAAAAAATATGA
- the creC gene encoding two-component system sensor histidine kinase CreC has translation MLSIGFYYLIDKTEESIRPRYMETVEESLNDTAHILSAIVEERLEQNPFAYRSFPTTLHSLFAPVFENTNKRSFEAKIYSLLKTNTDIQVYITNEKGIVIFDSEVYREGLDYSKFNDVYLTLQGKYGARSSKLIDTEGEGALFVASPIRFKNQIVGVLTVIKPKTGVIPFIEEAKKKFWRISLLVASAIAILFSLLAYLSFRPILRLSKYVSSLRKKEKVVFPKIGIRELNELGKEVDLLVEEIEGKKYIESYIQTLTHEIKSPLSSILASVELLQSHPNEASRLTKNIHEEGKRIQKLIEQMLELSSLEGKKTISLEERVLLYDLVQEVILNFQSELEWKSIQVVVNSENQSWVVKGNRNYLYLTIENLIRNSFDFANENDTITIEIREETDGFLKFSVMDEGHSIPDYALTRVTEKFYSLPRPNNNRKSSGLGLSIVNQIVELHGGKFAIQNRNPRGVLVSIFFPKN, from the coding sequence ATCCTAAGTATTGGATTTTATTATTTAATCGATAAAACAGAAGAATCAATTCGTCCTCGTTACATGGAAACTGTAGAGGAATCTCTAAATGACACGGCTCACATTTTATCTGCGATTGTGGAAGAACGATTGGAACAAAATCCTTTTGCCTATCGTTCGTTCCCAACTACACTCCATTCGTTATTTGCACCGGTATTCGAAAACACAAACAAACGCTCCTTTGAAGCAAAGATTTATTCTCTTCTAAAAACAAATACAGACATTCAAGTATATATCACCAATGAAAAAGGAATTGTAATTTTTGATTCTGAAGTTTATAGGGAAGGGCTCGATTATTCTAAGTTTAATGATGTGTATTTAACTCTCCAAGGGAAGTACGGAGCACGTTCTAGTAAACTCATTGATACAGAAGGAGAAGGTGCTTTGTTTGTTGCATCACCTATCCGATTCAAAAACCAAATCGTTGGAGTTCTCACTGTAATCAAACCTAAAACCGGTGTGATTCCCTTCATCGAAGAAGCCAAAAAAAAGTTTTGGCGTATATCGCTCCTTGTGGCTTCAGCAATTGCAATCCTTTTTAGTTTACTTGCTTATTTGAGTTTTCGTCCTATTTTACGCCTGTCGAAGTATGTGAGTTCTTTGCGTAAAAAAGAAAAGGTTGTGTTCCCAAAGATTGGGATTCGTGAATTGAATGAACTAGGAAAGGAAGTGGATTTACTTGTCGAAGAAATTGAAGGTAAAAAATATATAGAATCGTATATACAAACTTTGACTCATGAAATTAAAAGTCCTCTATCTTCCATACTTGCTTCTGTAGAACTTTTACAATCTCATCCAAACGAGGCCAGTCGTCTTACCAAAAACATTCATGAAGAAGGGAAACGAATCCAAAAACTCATTGAACAAATGTTAGAGCTTTCTTCCTTGGAGGGAAAAAAAACGATTTCTTTAGAAGAAAGAGTTCTTCTGTATGATTTAGTCCAGGAAGTCATTCTTAATTTCCAATCCGAATTAGAATGGAAGTCCATCCAAGTGGTGGTAAACTCAGAAAATCAATCCTGGGTAGTAAAAGGAAACCGAAATTATTTATACTTAACTATCGAAAATTTAATTAGAAACTCTTTCGACTTTGCTAATGAAAACGATACCATTACCATTGAAATTCGGGAAGAAACAGATGGTTTTCTTAAGTTTTCTGTGATGGATGAAGGACATTCAATTCCTGATTATGCACTTACCCGAGTAACAGAAAAATTTTATTCATTACCAAGACCAAATAACAATCGTAAAAGTTCCGGACTAGGGCTTAGCATTGTAAACCAAATTGTTGAACTTCATGGTGGTAAGTTTGCGATCCAGAATCGAAATCCTCGTGGGGTTCTCGTTTCAATTTTTTTTCCAAAAAACTAG
- the creD gene encoding cell envelope integrity protein CreD, which yields MSKLQTSVNLRLAILGGMVLLFIIPLVMIGSLIDERSAARSQAVTEVGEKWGTNQTIVGPILMIPYNVRTPKSGSTKEKDKWDYVTDYAYFLPEELDSVVEMKTELRKRSIYEIPLYTSKMKITGKFSSILSSDFPIDTTYIYWDDVRLIVSVSDLKGLGGEMKLSLFGKDKKFLPGTRSSFFHSGLNAPVVITETGNSIPFEIQMEIKGSESLSVIPVGKKSKLVMNSDWKDPSFNGNLLPKDRSIHDNGFSAVWESSYFARSYPQVIHSMDTLILDTILNSGYGVSLVIPVDHYLKMERSVKYGLLFIVTSFALFFLMEVFGGVLLHPIQYILIGSAMVLFYVLNLSFSEHLGFLPAYILSSLAVTGLIGYYAISVLKNKRKGLVTASYYLVLYSFLYVILASEEQALLLGSMALFMVLATVMHFTRKVDWYQFGLKKEG from the coding sequence ATGAGTAAACTACAAACATCTGTCAACCTTCGTCTCGCCATCCTCGGCGGTATGGTTTTATTATTTATCATACCACTTGTGATGATTGGTTCCTTAATTGATGAAAGAAGTGCCGCAAGAAGCCAAGCTGTAACGGAAGTCGGTGAAAAATGGGGAACAAACCAAACCATAGTTGGCCCTATTCTTATGATACCTTACAATGTCAGAACTCCAAAGTCTGGTTCTACGAAGGAAAAAGACAAATGGGATTATGTTACCGATTATGCTTATTTTTTACCAGAGGAATTGGATTCTGTGGTGGAAATGAAAACAGAACTGCGTAAAAGAAGTATCTACGAAATTCCATTATATACAAGTAAGATGAAGATTACAGGAAAGTTTTCATCCATTCTTTCATCAGATTTTCCTATCGATACAACGTATATTTATTGGGATGATGTTCGACTCATTGTTTCTGTTTCTGATTTAAAAGGACTCGGAGGGGAAATGAAATTATCTTTGTTTGGAAAAGATAAAAAGTTTTTACCTGGAACTAGGTCTTCTTTTTTCCATTCGGGACTCAATGCGCCAGTTGTGATCACAGAGACTGGTAACTCCATCCCATTTGAAATTCAGATGGAAATCAAAGGTTCCGAATCTCTTTCCGTGATCCCTGTAGGAAAAAAATCCAAACTAGTTATGAATTCTGATTGGAAGGATCCATCATTCAATGGAAACCTTTTACCAAAAGATCGATCGATTCATGATAACGGTTTTTCTGCAGTTTGGGAATCTTCTTACTTTGCAAGATCTTATCCACAAGTGATTCATTCCATGGACACTTTGATTCTTGATACAATTTTAAATTCAGGATATGGAGTGAGTTTGGTGATTCCTGTAGACCATTATTTAAAAATGGAACGATCGGTAAAGTATGGACTTCTCTTTATTGTAACCAGTTTTGCTTTGTTCTTTTTAATGGAAGTATTTGGTGGAGTACTTTTACATCCCATTCAGTACATCTTAATTGGATCGGCAATGGTTTTGTTTTATGTTTTGAACTTATCCTTTTCGGAACACTTGGGATTTTTGCCAGCTTACATTCTATCGAGTTTGGCGGTGACGGGACTTATTGGATACTATGCCATCAGTGTATTAAAAAATAAACGTAAAGGGTTGGTCACCGCTTCCTATTATTTAGTTTTGTATTCCTTTCTTTATGTTATTCTGGCATCAGAAGAACAAGCCTTACTTCTTGGATCTATGGCCCTCTTTATGGTCCTTGCGACCGTCATGCATTTCACTCGTAAGGTAGATTGGTATCAGTTTGGATTAAAAAAAGAAGGTTAA
- a CDS encoding TRL domain-containing protein produces the protein MKYLLLSIISLALFTNCVTTPLPAYLFSNTTQHLNGDATGNMVTSAKVEKSGKSCSLSGIGVNIFFYGAGNSIEEAAQHAGIKKIAVIDRESLTILPFGLFYRECVIVWGE, from the coding sequence ATGAAATACCTTTTACTTTCAATTATCAGTTTAGCACTATTTACAAACTGTGTGACCACTCCACTTCCTGCTTATTTGTTTTCTAACACCACCCAACATTTAAATGGGGATGCTACTGGAAACATGGTAACCTCTGCTAAAGTAGAAAAATCGGGAAAATCCTGCAGTTTATCAGGTATTGGTGTGAATATTTTCTTCTACGGTGCAGGTAACTCTATTGAAGAAGCCGCACAACATGCAGGCATCAAAAAGATTGCTGTCATAGACAGAGAATCTTTGACGATTTTACCATTCGGACTTTTCTATCGCGAATGTGTGATTGTTTGGGGGGAATAA
- a CDS encoding TRL-like family protein, which translates to MKMKLVFISLLSVFLFANCAIGPTHGFIFSSTKFAGTFNAENNVKATKEGKGCQFTVLYLFSAGDAGAGSVANKNGISKIATIDHSSLSVFTGLFRNYCTIVSGE; encoded by the coding sequence ATGAAAATGAAATTAGTATTTATCTCTCTTTTATCTGTATTTTTATTCGCCAACTGTGCGATTGGCCCAACTCACGGCTTTATTTTTAGCTCCACAAAGTTTGCAGGTACATTCAATGCGGAAAACAATGTAAAGGCGACAAAAGAAGGAAAAGGATGTCAATTCACTGTCCTTTATCTTTTTAGTGCGGGTGATGCTGGTGCTGGATCCGTAGCCAACAAAAACGGAATCAGCAAAATTGCAACAATCGACCACTCTTCCCTATCTGTCTTCACCGGTTTATTCCGTAACTATTGTACAATTGTATCTGGAGAATAA
- the lsa14 gene encoding adhesin Lsa14, translating to MKKSIFFAISLTFILLTQNCTGRSLHATFVPSANTNPTREYATESTVSKGGLFFHKTFVPGPLGFNAEGTSEGRGCSHSILHLFSFGDSSIETAKKSANITKVAYLDYEQLGIVAGYVYHRVCIIVKGS from the coding sequence GTGAAAAAGAGCATTTTCTTTGCCATCTCACTCACATTTATATTACTAACACAAAATTGTACGGGCCGTTCCCTCCACGCAACCTTTGTGCCAAGTGCAAATACAAACCCAACACGGGAGTACGCAACCGAATCAACTGTTTCAAAAGGTGGACTATTCTTCCACAAAACATTTGTTCCTGGCCCTCTAGGGTTCAATGCAGAGGGAACATCTGAAGGTAGAGGTTGTAGCCATTCCATATTACACTTGTTTTCCTTTGGAGATTCTTCAATTGAAACTGCGAAAAAGTCTGCAAACATCACAAAAGTTGCCTATTTAGATTATGAACAACTCGGCATTGTAGCAGGTTACGTCTACCATAGAGTCTGTATTATTGTTAAAGGATCATAA
- a CDS encoding methyl-accepting chemotaxis protein: MFAKFFVSKNVMTISEDLFTEVMLRNNKRMFLSFLSILALANVATLSIKMAGKGSEYLTYESILIEFVLATSILIFGFLLSSKLKTHWASSYISITGVTLCLLVFQYVIYGATELAATFYISFVLSVLYFNRNASIYNFILIIVSEIVLFALRPELIPGGPRSNIIVRFLIFVWVGIGATVGATATRNLLNLAVEKQKEAKKALDNLLNMAKTILQTIDLMKQQIKNQDTISDELKQISEHQASSLSEISISLKELSSKADSNNKIAKSLYNESEVSIQSVNDLKAINETVQTGTGRIYKNLDVVMGYSNDTTEHIHLSINKFNILKEKSTEISDFVSVINDIADKVNLLSLNAAIEAARAGEHGRGFAVVAEEISKLAAATTRNSKEISKIIQENLSLIGESSELINRSSSMMGKLDSAIGVIKDEITGVGSKIVEIDKAIETIDNLNIRIYETSKTIENSTNFQKIATEESTKITENISEYATNIVEISKQISESSKSTGGIIVKLDSMAKEMAN; this comes from the coding sequence TTGTTTGCTAAATTTTTTGTTTCAAAAAACGTGATGACGATTTCCGAAGATCTTTTTACAGAAGTGATGTTACGAAACAACAAACGTATGTTTCTATCGTTTCTTTCGATCCTTGCCCTTGCGAATGTAGCAACACTTTCCATCAAAATGGCCGGAAAAGGTTCCGAATACCTTACTTACGAAAGTATTCTTATCGAATTTGTTTTGGCTACTTCCATATTGATTTTTGGATTTTTACTTTCTAGTAAACTCAAAACACATTGGGCTTCAAGTTATATATCAATCACCGGTGTTACACTTTGTTTACTGGTTTTTCAATATGTGATATATGGTGCGACTGAACTTGCAGCCACATTCTATATATCTTTTGTTTTGAGTGTTTTGTATTTCAATCGTAATGCCTCTATATATAACTTTATCCTTATTATTGTATCTGAAATAGTTTTGTTTGCTTTACGACCAGAATTAATTCCTGGTGGTCCAAGAAGTAATATCATCGTAAGATTTCTTATTTTTGTTTGGGTAGGAATTGGTGCGACTGTTGGAGCAACGGCAACGAGAAACCTATTAAACCTAGCAGTTGAAAAACAAAAAGAGGCAAAGAAGGCTTTAGATAATTTGTTGAATATGGCGAAAACCATTCTGCAAACTATTGATTTGATGAAACAGCAGATTAAAAATCAGGATACTATTTCGGATGAATTAAAACAAATTTCTGAACACCAAGCATCATCCCTTTCAGAAATATCTATTTCCTTAAAAGAATTATCTTCCAAAGCAGATTCAAATAATAAAATCGCCAAATCATTGTATAATGAGTCGGAAGTATCCATTCAATCAGTGAATGATTTAAAGGCCATTAATGAAACGGTTCAAACAGGAACCGGAAGGATTTATAAAAATTTAGATGTAGTTATGGGTTATTCCAATGATACAACCGAACACATTCATCTTTCTATTAATAAGTTTAACATTCTTAAAGAAAAAAGTACGGAAATTTCTGATTTTGTCTCTGTGATCAATGACATTGCAGACAAAGTAAACTTGTTATCTCTCAATGCAGCGATTGAAGCGGCAAGGGCGGGGGAACATGGCCGAGGGTTCGCTGTAGTAGCGGAAGAGATCTCTAAACTTGCTGCTGCAACCACTCGTAATTCCAAAGAAATATCAAAGATCATTCAAGAAAATCTTTCGCTTATTGGGGAAAGTAGCGAACTCATCAATCGTTCATCGAGTATGATGGGAAAATTGGACTCTGCCATTGGAGTCATCAAAGATGAAATCACAGGGGTCGGTTCCAAAATTGTCGAAATAGACAAAGCGATAGAAACCATAGATAACCTAAACATTCGAATTTACGAAACCAGTAAAACCATCGAAAATTCTACGAATTTCCAAAAGATTGCTACGGAAGAGTCCACAAAAATCACGGAGAACATTTCAGAATACGCGACCAACATAGTCGAAATTTCCAAACAAATTTCAGAAAGTAGCAAATCAACCGGGGGAATCATTGTCAAATTGGACTCCATGGCCAAGGAAATGGCAAATTAA